The window CTTCcgctttcccctccctcctcccactgctgcctcaCTAAACCCCAGCGATCTTTGCCTTGTGTGCAGACAGAAATGAGCTCTGCAGGACGAAGACTAAACCCTTGAGGCAGGTTCCCTGCACTGTTCCCACCGGCCCCCggctcagcaccagccctgctccctcgTGCCCGTGGTGCCCTCACCGTGCCGTGTCCCGGCGTCAGCTCCGCGGTGCCGGGCAGGCTCCAGCCGCTGCCAGTGCCTCGAGCTCTCCTTGCTTacaggagctgcttctctgcTCTCAAGAGTCCCAGACCGAGCCCAGGTCAGCAGGGACATCTGAGATAAGGCTGCACAAACCTTCCCCAACCATCTGGCTGATTATTTCCGGGTTCCCTGTGCCAGAGTGATGTGTGCTGGAAGCAAAGAGCCGCCCAGGCTGTGCAGCGGTTCCAAAGTTTAATCATTGTCCAATCCCCACGGGACAAGTGCCAGCAGAGCAACTTGCTCTGGCCGTCAGGTTGGTCCTGCCCGAGCCCTCCAGCCATGCCTTCCCACCTGCCTTGTCCTTTGGGTGTGGAGCCCGTGCTAGAGCCATTGCCAAAGGCCCACAAAGGTGGGGCAGGTGCTGAGAGGCCCAAGCAGTGCCCACTCTGCAGGCTGGGGCCCTTGTGGGGTAGTTGGCAACAGGCTGTGTGGAATTTGCCCCCTTGGAGCGGCTCTGAGGCAGGGAGGTGTTCCCACACCATGTGCACCTTTGGTGTGTGCCTTGTGTTTTCTTGTGAATGCAGCAGGGTGTTTGTAGCAGCAGTTTGACATTGCAGCACGTGGCTCTGCAGGGGTCAGCTGCCACCTCTGCTCTGGGGAACGCTTTGggttccttttctctctcttgggCAGATCTGCTATGGCCACTGGGGTTGTGCAGTGTTGACCAGaaggcacagaggggcagcagagccactgGGGTGATGCCATACCTGTGATCCCCGTGGCCCTCACATTTTTGAAGCTTGAAAAAGTGAATGACTCTTTTATTGTGGAactgaaaggggaaaaacaggtcttttatgttttcacttttaaaaagacACAAGCAGAACGTTGGAGCCTGTGACTGTAAACCATTAATTAGAAACCCAATATAGTTCAAGTTGGAAGGACAGGTCCGTGAGAGAATCCCTGTCTGCCCGGCATGGCATTGACGTGATGTGCAGAGGGCTCTCCCATGTGGCATAAATCTGCCATTGCACAGGCATTGCTTTCTACTGCAGCAAAGTGATTATTGCCAGGGATAGGGAAGAACACTGGAGGAAAGTGACCTCGTTGTTATCCTCTTTTCTTATTAAGTATCCCTTATCCAGTGTGGGTGCCCATAGAAAAGGAATTTATGAATGGTGAGAAgcaaaaaaataggaaaaagaacAGTCTTTgctgtgacagcacagcagagagaagCACCCAGGAGACAGCATTCCTAAGAATAAATGGTTCCACAAATGGAAACCTTCTCTACAATTTTCCTGTTTAATTAACTCTTCTGCAAAGGGCCCTGGTATGGGCAGGGGCAGTGTGTCCATCCCTGAGGGCTCCATGTCCCCACCCACTTGCTCAGCCAACGCTGTGTCCACGCCCGCCATGCAGGGCCACAGATCTTTGCCAGAAACAGAGGGGAAACGTAAAACTTGTGACTTCCCCCCACAAACCACTTCCTTCCTCACAGTCGTGGGCCCGACCCTTCCAGCActctctgctccttctccttctgctgGGGCTTAGATTTAACTGCTCCCAAGACCCCACAGGACTATGGTTTTCCAGCTgttctgttttgtattttattggCACAGGGGAGCTACTGAAGGCTTGTTTTGAGCTCCCCTGACTGTGAGGATTTTCCCTGTGAGGACGGTGGCCAAGGGATCCCTACCGAGGCACAGCACAGATCTTGTAGGGCTGTGGGGCCATCGTGATGCCCATCACGGGCTGGAGGCTGAGGGTGGTGTCCGGGGGTGGCTGGAAAGTGAATTTCTGGAGCAGAGAcgtgaagaagaggaagagctCGGAGCGggccagcagctctcccaggcaggCGCGCTTCCCTGCGGAAACAGCAACCCATGGCATGCTCAGACTGTGCTCTTGCTGCTGCAAATGCTTCTGCCTTCCCTTATGACCACAGCCCCTGATCCCTTCCCAGGATGAGGCTGCAGCCCAAACAGAGAAGGTGTGTGATCTGGTGTAGCAAACAGGGGTGCTGAAAGCCACGtccccagggaagctgctggctggggtacCCCAGGGTGGCAACAGGGGGGCCCCAGTGCACTGAGCCACgtgggagcaggagcacagagcaatGCTCCTGCCCTGGTGAAGGTGTTCCTGGGGTCTCTGGAATTAGCAGGGAGTTTTAATACTCCTTATCTCTCTTCTGTGCATGTgacaagagaggagaaagggcTCTGAGTGTGGCTGTGGTGCTTTGGGGTGACCATGTGAGCACTGTTAGAGCAGCACCTCCTGAATGCACCTGCCCTTTCCATCactattttcctctttttctccatcGATTCAGTTGGAAACAAAGCCCATTTCCTCAGTAGAAAAATATCACAATTTAGGAAATCTTACCGATAGAAAATGCTACAAAGGAGTCCCTTTTCCAGAATTTCCCATCCTTCAGGAAATGCCCGGGGTTAAAGGTGTCCGGGGTCTCCCACTCATTCTTGTCAAACATCACAGAGGTTATATTTGCTATCAAAATAGTGCcctaagaggagaaaaagaaaaagagaccaCACTTTGAGTGGCACTGACAGCAGAAGGGACTATTTTATCTTACAGTCTGTGAACCTCCAGAGTCACATTCCCCTCCAATTATTTGTCTGTTGCCCCCCTGCAGGGCCAGTTTTTCTTACTTCTCCTCTCTTTCGAGGTGCAGTCATTACAGAACCCCATTTTCCCCTCATCAGCACCACTTTTGTCTGCTGCAATCTTGGGCCAAAGTTCCTGCAAGAGCTCTGTGAGATGGGATCTGTTCCTCCAAGGCACCGTGCAGGGCTCTGCCCCATTTGTGCAGCTGGAGAACATTGGTTGGATGGCAAAAGTCCACATTCAGCAGGAGTGAACtctggacagggcagggacGTTGTGTCTGTACAGGAGGGACCTGGCCTGGTGAATccaggctgaggagctgggagtgtccctgaggtgccagtgctgagGAGTGGGTTTACCTTTGGGATGAAGAAGCCATCCACGGTCGTGTCCTTCACTGCCACTCTTGGGACATTGAAAGGGACGATGTTGGCTTTCCTCTGCACCTCATGGATGACGGCGTTGGTGTAGGGCATGTTGTTCCTGTCCTCCAGCACTGGCTGCCGTGCCTGCCCGATGACGGCGTCGATCTCGGCTTGCACACGGGCTGGTGGGAAAGAGCAGGAATCAGCCAAGGACCACAGGATAAAACTCCTGGGAACAACCCAAGGCAGTTGCTGTGAGGGTCCCCCAAGGACTAACATGGAACCTGTGCCACCCTTTGCACCTCTTTTGTGTGAGTGCAGGGAGATTCTCAACATTTCCCATAAGAAAAGTGTCTCTCCCAAAGCTGTGAGGGATAAAAGCAAGGGGAAAACACTGACCTTTTGCTACTTGTACCTTGAATTTCTGGATGTAAGGCCAtgaagagcagagcccagcGCAGGGTGGAGGAAGTGGTCTCGGTCCCAGCAAAAAACAGGTCGAGGGTACAGGCGATGAGATGTTCCTCTTGGAAGGTGTCACTGTCCTTGTCCTTCACAGAAAGGTGTGTTAGTGCCGCAAGGACGATTAGGGCTGTCCTGACACCAGGCTCAGTCAAAACCAAGCCAAGGATTTGGGCTGAAGCTGCTGGGCCTCTTCACTCCCATCCCACTGATGGGTGCCCTGAGCCTCATGTCCATTCTAAGCTCTCAAAGGCCACAGGGTCAGCTCAGATGGAGGATTTGGGCTCATTTCTCATCCCTCCTGATTTCTAAGCCCTGCTGCAGAAGGGTTTGCTCAGTTTGCTCACCTTGACTATCTCCTGCAGGTAGCTGTCAATGTAGTCCCGGCTCTCCGAAGGGTTCCAATCCTCCTTGTGTTTCTTAATCTGCTCTTTCATGTAGTTTTGCAACAACTTCCAGTTTTTAAAGATGGTTTGATGGGCTCCAGGGAGGAACTTCATTATAGATGGGAAAGAGTTGTAGAGCTTTGGACACAAAAGGAGAACGAGAACTTAAATAAAGCAGTGAAAAGCCCTTCTGATATCAAAACTTGagcagcctgcagtgctgtgctcgCTGAAGTGCTGGAGTTGGTGCAAATAGAtcagctgcagaagagcaggAATCCCTCATTGTGGAGGGAGTTGTGTGTTACTGGGTGTCTCAGCAGGCAGGTAGGCAGTcagtgggcagcagaggggatGTTGTGTGAGAGAGAGCAGCATGAGCAAGGCCCAGCTGAAAACTAAGGTAGAATGAATGACAGGGAAATCTACCGTGTGCAAAGCAATAGGCAGAGACAGGTCTGGTGATGACAGCGCTGTGAGTTTGGAGGTTGAGTCCAGAGGAGAAACTATAGCCCTGGAGAGGTGGTTGGAGGGCTGTACCTGGGCTGTGATAGTTCCATTGAGCCTAAATGTTTCATACATCAGTTTCAGCAAGTTTCGGAAGTCCTCATCATGGTAGTCAAACCGATTGCCAAAGATGAGTGAGCAGATGACATTTGAAACGGCGTTAGTGAGTGTAAACTGAGGGTCGAAAGGATTCTCTGGGGAAGGAATAGATCAATTCTGTGCCAGTCGTCTccaaaacagggagaaaaacacACATGTCAGAGGTAAATTACTcaataaatatgaataaaatatgTGGCATACGATGGGCATTGACCGTCACTGTTTTGCTGGGACACCTTGCTGCCCCCATGAGCTGGCCAAGCACCTCTGGGCAAATCAGTGGTCCAAGTTCAATCAGATTATGGAAATGTTTGGTTACTTTGGAAAGCAAGGTCTGCAGGAGAGGGATATCTTTGGTATTACTTGGAGGCAAGTATCAGTGTTGTATTTCCAAGAGAtctggagagcaggaggctCAAGGTGGGCTAGGAATAATGCATGGGGTGGTACCTGCCTGCTTTCAGCAGTCAGTTTGAAGGCCAAAGCCCTGTaagagggagcagggatgctgcCAGGGTGGTGGCAGCCCTTGCAAGGTGAGGTATTTTCCAGCCTGCAGTGAACCATGGCAGGAATGGTAACAGGCACTCACCCTGCTCATCCTTAAAGGCATCCACGAGGAACCGGCACTCCTCCTGGATTCGCTCCTCCACGCTCCTCTTCCCCAAGCCAAAGTTTCGCAGGGTGGTCAAGGTGAACCTCCTCTGTGCCTTCCACAAGTGCCCACTGGAGGAGATCAGTCCTGGCAGAAACACGTGCCATGAGCCAAGGCTGATCCCCCTGGAGGGGAAAATCTCCAGGGCTCTGCCTTCTGTCCATCTGTCtgagtcctgtgcagggccaatGCCTGAACCTTAGAGGAACATGTCCTGAGGGACAACTCACCCATCTTGCTGACGATATCCTTGTCAACAGGAATTTCTGGGCGCTCCAAGAAGTCATCGCCTTGGTTTACAAGCACTTCCTTGAAAAGTCGCATCCCATTTACCGTCACAACCTTCATGCTGCCCATTGATGTGCCAACAATGTCACcatatttttcagaaagctggaaggggaaataaagaaaaggggTTTCATTTGAAGTGAATGTGTCTgttgggacagggacagccctgtCAGGGGGCAcaaatgaaatgaagaaaaacttgGAGTGGTAGAGGAGAGAGAATGTGTGCACAAATATCTGCCTGACTGCagaggctttttctttcctcttttcctgaatCACTGATCAGTAGTTGGTGTTAAATTTTGTATAAATCAAGGAAATGTCTCCAGGTTAGGTTTTTCAGTGCTCCGTTtttctggcttttgttttcctccctaCCGAAGTACCCTTCCAGCCCACACTCAGACCTACAGGGCTCCTACATCTCTGACTGCAGCCGTGGGATGGTGTTGTGCCTTTGCCCAAGGGATCGATCACTGCACACCTGTGCCCCTCCTGATACCCAGGGAAACGTCACCCAGGAGGGCAAATCTGCTGGAGCCAGGGAGTGTGAGTTAAAATCTTCCCTACATCTGCAATTCCCTCTGTCCCTTCCCCACAGTGCACACCACCCCCATACCTTATACCCCATACTTAGGGGATCTTTGAAGTCCATCAAGTAGAGGTGCCCCACAAAGGGAAGGCgcaaaggggagggagggaagttcTTTGGGTTTCTGTTCTTAATGTAGTCGGCAACCAAGAGGAAGACAACGAGGAAAATGAGGAGTGTGTGGAAGGAGATGCTGTCCCAGAGGAAGTGCAGCATGGCTGGatgctggggctctgcagggacgTCTCTCACAGCAGGTCAGGGCAGATGGAGCTCCCAGGACACAACTGAGTCCAACAAGGACAGGGTGAGATGGAtgatgtgctgcagcagctgtgggcacaaacacaggagagcacagagcagctcttgCTGGCCTGGTCCAGAGGCTGCGTTCAgactgctgctgtcccagctttCAGCAAGGATGACAAACCCCTCCTGGATGGAACTCAAGCATTCCCTCTGATGGGATTAAGTAATCCAAACCaccacaaagcaaaacagccccagcttccactttcccctccctcctcccactgctgcttcaCTAAACCCCAGCGATCTTTGCCTTGTGTGCAGACAGAAATGAGCTCTGCAGGACGAAGACTAAACCCTTGAGGCAGGTTCCCTGCACTGTTCCCACCGGCCCACggcccagcaccagccctgctccctcgTGCCCGTGGTGCCCTCACCGTGCCGTGTCCCGGTGTCAGCTCCGCGGTGCCGGGCAGGCTCCAGCCGCTGCCAGTGCCTCGAGCTCTCCTTGCTTacaggagctgcttctctgcTCTCAAGAGTCCCAGACCAAGCCCAGGTCAGCAGGGACATCTGAGATAAGGCTGCACAACCCTTTCCCAACCATCTGGCTGATTATTTCCGGGTTCCCTGTGCCAGAGTGACGTGGGCTGGAAGCAAAGAGCCGCCCAGGCTGTGCAGCGGTTCCAAAGTTTAATCATTGTCTGATCCCCACGGGACAAGTGCCAGCAGAGCAACTTGCTCTGGCCGTCAGGTTGGCCCTGCCCGAGCCCTCCAGCCATGACTTCCCACCTGCCTTGTCCTTTGAGTGTGGAGCCCGTGCTAGAGCCATTGCCAAAGGCCCACAAAGGTGGGGCAGGTGCTGAGAGGCCCAAGCAGTGCCCACTCTGCAGGCTGGGGCCCTTGTGGGGTAGTTGGCAACAGGTTGTGCTGAATTTGCCCCCTTGGAGTGGCTCTGAGGCAGGGAGGTGTTCCCACACCATGTGCACCTTTGGTGTGTGCCTTGTGTTTTCTTGTGAAAGCAGCAGGGTGTTTGCAGCAGCAGTTTGACATTGCAGCACGTGGCTCTGCAGGGGTCAGCTGCCACCTCTGCTCTGGGGGACGCTTTgggttccttttttcttttttgggacATCACATGTGGCCACTGGGGTTGTGCAGTGTTGACAAGAAGGCACAGAGGGGGAGCAGAGCCACTGGGTTGATGCCATACCTGTGTTCCCCTTGGCCCTCACACTTTTGAAGCTCGAAAAGGTGAATCGTTCTTTTATTGTGGAAGTGAAAGGGGGAGAATAGATGTTTGATGTTTGTGTCTTTTAGAAAGACACAAACAGAACTTTGGAGCCTGTGACAGTGAACCATCAATTAAAAACCAATACAGTTCAAGTTGGAAGGACAGGTCAGTGACAGAATCCCTGTGTACCCAGTGTggcaggaatgtgatgtgcAGAGGACTCTCATGTGGCATAAATCTGCCACTGCACAGACATTGGTTTCTACTGCAACAAAGTGGTTATTGCCAAGGATGGAGGAGAAAATGGGTGCAAAGTGAACTCATTGTTatccttttttcctgttaacTAT of the Pithys albifrons albifrons isolate INPA30051 chromosome 10, PitAlb_v1, whole genome shotgun sequence genome contains:
- the LOC139676455 gene encoding cytochrome P450 2J2-like, with the translated sequence MLHFLWDSISFHTLLIFLVVFLLVADYIKNRNPKNFPPSPLRLPFVGHLYLMDFKDPLSMGYKLSEKYGDIVGTSMGSMKVVTVNGMRLFKEVLVNQGDDFLERPEIPVDKDIVSKMGLISSSGHLWKAQRRFTLTTLRNFGLGKRSVEERIQEECRFLVDAFKDEQENPFDPQFTLTNAVSNVICSLIFGNRFDYHDEDFRNLLKLMYETFRLNGTITAQLYNSFPSIMKFLPGAHQTIFKNWKLLQNYMKEQIKKHKEDWNPSESRDYIDSYLQEIVKDKDSDTFQEEHLIACTLDLFFAGTETTSSTLRWALLFMALHPEIQARVQAEIDAVIGQARQPVLEDRNNMPYTNAVIHEVQRKANIVPFNVPRVAVKDTTVDGFFIPKGTILIANITSVMFDKNEWETPDTFNPGHFLKDGKFWKRDSFVAFSIGKRACLGELLARSELFLFFTSLLQKFTFQPPPDTTLSLQPVMGITMAPQPYKICAVPR